In Kitasatospora gansuensis, a genomic segment contains:
- a CDS encoding GTP-binding protein, translating to MASANSAEPRPAYLPDTVQSAVKILVTGPFGVGKTTLVGSLSEIAPLRTEETMTAAGAGVDDLTGRPDKTTTTVALDFGRITLNSRLALYLFGTPGQQRFWPLWEDLSRGALGAIALVDARRIEESFDVLGQLEEQRIPFAVAVNTFPDSPDHPEEELRAALDLLPEVPILKCDARDRRASYDVLIDFVDHLHSTAVLELQR from the coding sequence GCCAACTCCGCTGAGCCCCGGCCCGCCTATCTGCCCGACACCGTGCAGAGCGCCGTGAAGATCCTGGTCACCGGACCGTTCGGGGTCGGCAAGACCACCCTGGTCGGCTCGCTCAGCGAGATCGCCCCGCTGCGCACCGAGGAGACCATGACCGCCGCCGGGGCGGGCGTGGACGACCTGACCGGACGGCCCGACAAGACCACCACCACGGTGGCCCTGGACTTCGGCCGGATCACCCTCAACTCCCGGCTCGCGCTCTACCTCTTCGGCACGCCGGGCCAGCAGCGGTTCTGGCCGCTCTGGGAGGACCTCTCGCGCGGGGCGCTGGGAGCGATCGCGCTGGTGGACGCCCGGCGGATCGAGGAGAGCTTCGACGTCCTGGGGCAGTTGGAGGAGCAGCGGATCCCGTTCGCGGTGGCCGTCAACACCTTCCCGGACAGCCCGGACCACCCCGAGGAGGAGCTCAGGGCGGCGCTCGACCTGCTGCCCGAGGTCCCGATCCTCAAGTGCGACGCCCGGGACCGCCGGGCCTCGTACGACGTCCTGATCGACTTCGTCGACCACCTGCACTCGACCGCGGTACTGGAGCTCCAGCGATGA
- a CDS encoding cytochrome P450, with amino-acid sequence MTTPQPQTAAAVPPPGCPAHRPAALFGAAVAEDPHGLYARLREQHGPVAPIELEPGVEAWLVLGYPELLELTRNEQLFSKDSRRWRVPAEGRLKPDSRLLPMTSWRPTLLNLDGAEHQRLRAAVSETLARVDHRQLRQATEAAADTLIDGWGPDGTADLIAQYARRLPLMVFTQLIGLPAAAGPHIVELISHFVDSSDKSVRANAEFQAILLDLVRQRRERPAADLTSWLLAHQAAMTDEEAVHHLVVIMVAGNETTINWTGNTLRLLLTDRRFRATLTGGRLTVSDALDEVLWRDPPTQNFPGRWATGDTVLGGQYISAGDMLVLGLAGANADPSVLTPDGVGGNRAHLAWGAGKHVCPAQQPARLIVETAVETLLHRLPDLQLAVPGHELAWRPSPWSRALVSLPVLYSAFTPPRTPPSERPAWTPPSPPSVSTPSEATSTPRTPASGRPGPRSWWSSLAGWWSGR; translated from the coding sequence ATGACGACCCCTCAGCCGCAGACGGCCGCCGCGGTGCCCCCGCCCGGCTGCCCGGCGCACCGGCCGGCGGCTCTTTTCGGCGCCGCGGTGGCCGAGGACCCGCACGGTCTGTACGCCCGGCTGCGCGAGCAGCACGGCCCGGTGGCGCCGATCGAGCTGGAGCCGGGCGTGGAGGCCTGGCTGGTGCTCGGCTACCCCGAACTGCTCGAACTCACCCGGAACGAGCAGCTGTTCTCCAAGGACTCGCGCCGCTGGCGGGTGCCGGCCGAGGGCCGGCTGAAGCCGGACTCCCGGCTGCTGCCGATGACCTCCTGGCGGCCCACCCTGCTCAACCTGGACGGCGCCGAGCACCAGCGGCTGCGGGCGGCGGTCTCCGAGACGCTGGCCCGGGTCGACCACCGGCAGCTCCGGCAGGCCACCGAGGCCGCGGCCGACACCCTGATCGACGGCTGGGGCCCGGACGGCACCGCCGACCTGATCGCCCAGTACGCCCGCCGGCTGCCGCTGATGGTGTTCACCCAGCTGATCGGCCTGCCGGCGGCGGCCGGGCCGCACATCGTCGAGCTGATCAGCCACTTCGTGGACAGCAGCGACAAGTCGGTGCGGGCCAACGCCGAGTTCCAGGCGATCCTGCTCGACCTGGTCCGGCAGCGCCGCGAGCGGCCCGCCGCCGACCTGACCTCCTGGCTGCTGGCCCACCAGGCCGCGATGACCGACGAGGAGGCGGTGCACCACCTGGTGGTGATCATGGTCGCGGGCAACGAGACCACCATCAACTGGACCGGCAACACGCTCCGGCTGCTGCTCACCGACCGCCGGTTCCGAGCCACCCTGACGGGTGGTCGGCTGACCGTCTCGGACGCCCTCGACGAGGTGCTCTGGCGGGACCCGCCGACCCAGAACTTCCCCGGCCGCTGGGCCACCGGCGACACCGTGCTCGGCGGCCAGTACATCAGCGCGGGCGACATGCTGGTGCTCGGCCTGGCCGGTGCCAACGCCGACCCCTCGGTGCTCACCCCCGACGGCGTCGGCGGCAACCGGGCACACCTCGCCTGGGGCGCGGGCAAGCACGTCTGCCCGGCCCAGCAGCCCGCCCGGCTGATCGTGGAGACCGCGGTGGAGACCCTGCTGCACCGCCTGCCCGATCTCCAACTCGCCGTCCCCGGCCACGAACTGGCCTGGCGTCCGTCCCCCTGGTCGCGAGCCCTGGTCTCCCTGCCGGTGCTCTACAGCGCCTTCACGCCGCCGCGCACTCCCCCCTCCGAAAGGCCCGCATGGACGCCTCCGTCGCCCCCATCCGTCTCGACCCCTTCGGAGGCGACCAGCACGCCGAGAACGCCCGCCTCCGGGCGGCCGGGCCCGCGGTCCTGGTGGAGCTCCCTGGCGGGGTGGTGGTCTG